The genomic window CAGCGAAGAGGTAGTCGAGACCGCCTAGGTCCCCAAAACAACCACTTTATATGGCAAAGAAGAGTTCAATAGCACGAGAAGCCAAACGTCGCCGCCTGGTAACGAAATACGCTGCCCGACGAAGGGCACTGAAAGATGCCGGCGAGTGGGTGCTTCTTCAGAAACTACCGCGTGACTCGAGCGCGGTGCGGCTTCGTAATCGGTGTTCGTTCACCGGACGGTCGCGTGGTTATATCCGGAAATTCGGCGTATCGAGGATCGTCTTTCGAGAGATGGCCCTTGAAGGGAAGATTCCCGGAGTCCGGAAATCGAGTTGGTAAGGCAAACGCGGCGCCATGATGCGTTGCGACAGTATTGATACTTGAACTGAGAGCAAATGAGTACGACGACAGATCCAGTGGCAGACTACCTGACGCGGGTTAGAAATGCGCTTGCGGCTGGACACATGCACCTCGATGTGCCGGCGTCGAAATTGAAGCGGGCAATCACCGAGATACTGGTTGATAAAGGATACGTGCGCCGCTTCGTAAACGTCGACGACGGCAAGCAGGGACTGATCCGCATCTACCTGAAATATGGTCGCGGTGGAGAACCTGCTATCAAGAGTCTGCGCCGCGTGTCTAGCCCCGGCCTGCGCAAGTACGTCAATGCGAGAGAGTTGCCCCGCGTTCGAAACGGACTGGGCATCGCGATCGTGTCGACGTCGAGCGGTGTTATGACGGACAAGGAGGCTCGACGAGTCAACGTTGGCGGCGAGGTCCTCGCCTTTGTGTATTAGACGGCGGACTTCAGGAAGCGCTACAGTTAGAGAAGGGTATTAGACGATGTCACGTGTTGGGAATCTTCCGATCGCAATTGCGGATAAGGTCACGGTGGATATCGGTGCGAATAATTTCGTGACCGTAAAGGGACCTCGCGGTGAGCTGTCATTGCAAGTTGATCCGGATATCCGGTTGTCGATGGAGAATGACGAATTACTTGTCAGCAGGCCTACGGAGCAGAAGCGGCACAAGTCAATGCACGGACTTTACCGTTCGCTCATCGACAACATGGTTGTCGGTGTAACGGTAGGGTATCGCCGCGAGCTGGAAGTGATCGGTGTTGGGTATCGTGCCACGGTATCGGGCGAGGTCCTGGAACTGGCTCTCGGCTACTCGCATCCGATCTTCTTCGTGCCTCCCGAAGGAGTCTCGATAGATGTCGACGCGAAGCGCGGGAAGAATTCGATCATCGTCGTGGAAGGTATCGACAAGCAGATGGTTGGCCAGGTGGCCGCCAAGATTCGTTCATTGCGTCCACCGGAGCCCTACAAGGGCAAAGGCGTGAGATACGTGGGCGAGTATGTCCGAAGGAAGGCTGGCAAGACGGCAGCCAGATAGTCAGTGAATAACCGACGCCGTTTGTGGCGTCTGATAGGAATCATGGCAGTAAAGAATCGCAAGGCTGAACGAAGGGCGCGTGTCAAGAAAGGAATCCGTCGGCGGATTTCGGGCACGGCAGAGCGTCCAAGACTCTCCGTGTTCAGGTCGAGTCGCCATATCTATGCACAATTGATCGACGACATCAACGGACGGACACTTGCTGCGGCAAGCACCCATGATGATGAAGTCGAGGGAAAGAGCCCGGTCGAGCGGGCGGCGGCCGTTGGGAAGCTGCTCGTGCAGCGAGCCTCAGAGGCTGGACTGTCGGCGGCTGTGTTCGATCGCAACGGGTACAAGTATCATGGTCGCGTGCGTGCACTTGCCGACGGTGCACGGGAAGGCGGTCTTAAGTTTTAGCACGGCATAACAAAGCCAAAGAAGAGCAACAAGCATGGCGAAGGGAAGAGGTAGACAAACGCGGGAACGCAAGGAGCCGTCCGATCACA from Rhodothermales bacterium includes these protein-coding regions:
- the rpsN gene encoding 30S ribosomal protein S14; this translates as MAKKSSIAREAKRRRLVTKYAARRRALKDAGEWVLLQKLPRDSSAVRLRNRCSFTGRSRGYIRKFGVSRIVFREMALEGKIPGVRKSSW
- the rpsH gene encoding 30S ribosomal protein S8, which gives rise to MSTTTDPVADYLTRVRNALAAGHMHLDVPASKLKRAITEILVDKGYVRRFVNVDDGKQGLIRIYLKYGRGGEPAIKSLRRVSSPGLRKYVNARELPRVRNGLGIAIVSTSSGVMTDKEARRVNVGGEVLAFVY
- the rplF gene encoding 50S ribosomal protein L6, yielding MSRVGNLPIAIADKVTVDIGANNFVTVKGPRGELSLQVDPDIRLSMENDELLVSRPTEQKRHKSMHGLYRSLIDNMVVGVTVGYRRELEVIGVGYRATVSGEVLELALGYSHPIFFVPPEGVSIDVDAKRGKNSIIVVEGIDKQMVGQVAAKIRSLRPPEPYKGKGVRYVGEYVRRKAGKTAAR
- the rplR gene encoding 50S ribosomal protein L18 produces the protein MAVKNRKAERRARVKKGIRRRISGTAERPRLSVFRSSRHIYAQLIDDINGRTLAAASTHDDEVEGKSPVERAAAVGKLLVQRASEAGLSAAVFDRNGYKYHGRVRALADGAREGGLKF